One region of Tachysurus fulvidraco isolate hzauxx_2018 chromosome 9, HZAU_PFXX_2.0, whole genome shotgun sequence genomic DNA includes:
- the nipsnap1 gene encoding protein NipSnap homolog 1, which translates to MTPTRCLPLIQSHRGLWRTFFLPGVQPHRSLADKSDGGWWSSVFGHKVDVRKDAHSNLLSKKATSGLYKIQFHNVKPECLEEYNELSTEVQRELHDDPDYPCEVVGSWNTWYGEQDQAVHLWRYFGGYPALMECFNKLKHNKAYLEFRKRRSKMLISRQNQLLLEFSFWNDPLPRPGPNIYELRTYRLKPGTMIEWGNHWARAIKYRQENNEAVGGFFTQIGELYIVHHLWAYEDLQSREETRNSAWMKEGWDVSVYYTVPLIQSMESRILIPTNSSPLQ; encoded by the exons ATGACACCGACACGCTGTCTACCTCTGATCCAGAGCCACAGGGGTTTGTGGAGAACTTTCTTCCTCCCAGGTGTTCAGCCACACAG GAGCTTGGCGGATAAGAGCGACGGCGGTTGGTGGAGCTCCGTGTTTGGACACAAAGTGGACGTGAGGAAAGATGCCCACTCCAATCTGCTGTCCAAAAAAGCGACCAGTGGCCTTTACAAAATCCAGT TTCACAACGTCAAGCCAGAGTGCTTGGAAGAATACAACGAGCTATC aACGGAGGTTCAAAGAGAGCTTCACGATGATCCAGATTATCCCTGTGAAGTTGTGGGAAGCTGGAACACATGGTATGGAGAACAGGACCAAGCAG TGCATCTCTGGAGATACTTTGGTGGATATCCAGCTCTGATGGAATGCTtcaacaaactcaaacacaacaag GCGTATCTCGAGTTTCGCAAAAGGAGGAGTAAAATGCTGATCTCTCGGCAGAACCAGCTTCTTCTCGAGTTCAGCTTCTGGAACGATCCCTTACCCCGACCTGGTCCGAATATATACGAACTGAGAACATACAGATTAAAG CCTGGCACGATGATTGAATGGGGAAATCACTG GGCTCGAGCAATCAAATACCGCCAAGAGAACAATGAAGCAGTGGGAGGATTTTTCACTCAGATTGGAGAGTTGTATATCGTTCACCATCTCTGGG CCTATGAAGACCTGCAGTCCAGAGAGGAGACGAGGAACTCAGCATGGATGAAAGAGGGCTGGGATGTCAGTGTGTAttacacag TGCCTTTAATCCAGAGTATGGAGTCAAGGATCTTGATCCCTACAAACAGCTCACCTCTGCAGTGA